GTGAGATTTACGGATTCCCTATTTCCATCATATCCGAGCCGACGGTGGTTGACGGTCACGAGAGTGTGCAGAACCGCTTTGTAGTCGAAGGCAGCCTGAAATACAAGTACAACAACGGTTTCATCGCCATGAGTGACACTCACGCCGCCTGCATGAACTTCGTCAACGCTCTGGAAAAGATACCCGGCATCATCGCCCAGTATGAGGAACGCACCGCCAGACTCAAAGCCGATGTTCCCCAGCTCGAAGCCATTATCGCCAAGACATGGGGCAAGGATGACGAGTTGAAACAGCTCAAATCCGAGCTTGCCGCCATCGACCGCAAAATCACCGCCGAACTGGCACCGAAAAGGGAGGAGCAGGACGGCGTTGAAAACAAACAGGATTCCTCCGTAGAAGTCAATACCACCAAAGTGGACGCTCCTTCAACATCTGACGACCAGAAAAAGTCAATGGTAGCTGAACCGGAATATTGCTATGCTAAACGTGTTTCGGCGTTGTCTTATTCATCAACCGGATTTGGATATAAACATCTATGATGTAATTTAATTTGAAATTAAACGATTGCTAAGGGCGGTATCATGTAGCACTCATGATACTGCCTTTATTTTTCATATTACATGAAATTTTATTAGAGCATTATAGATGCCATTGTCATCAACTGATGATGTAATATAATCTGCCGCCTGTTTCAGTCATTGATTGGCATTTCCCATAGCAACGCCAGTTCCGGCTTCCATAATAATCGATAAATCATTACCTCCATCGCCAAAAGCCATGGTTTCTGATAAATCGAATCCACGATATGCAGCTATTTCTCTAAGCCCTTTGGCTTTACTTACTCCTTTGGCTGTGAAATCAGCGAAATCCGGACACCATCGCCCCGACTCGATGTTTCCAAGATGGGGCAGTATCATGGATTCCTGCTTTTCGCTTATGAAAGGTGTTAGCTGCAAAATTCTCTGGTTTAATACATCTTCAACAGGTAATTCATATTCTATATCAGGCACATTAAGCATTTCAGCTATATGTTTTACTTTTTCCGGATTTGATGCCGTATTATACATTGTGAGATTCGTATCCCCGACTACCATACATGGGAAATGCAATTCATTTGACTTGTCAAGAACAAACAAGACATCATTTTTAGGAATCTGGCTACATGAAATAGCTGTCTCTCCGACAAAACAGTATGCACCGTTTGTTGTTATAAAGCCGTCAATCAAATGTTCAATCTGACTGATGTTGTTTATGAGGGCTAATGGCCTTCCTGTAGAAATATATATTTCCACTCCATTAGCTCTTGCAACAGCCAAAGCATCGATGGTTGAAGATGGTATTGTGTGAGTCTTGAAGCTGACGAGAGTGCCATCTATATCGAAAAATAATGCTTTAATCATAATAGTCCAGATTTTTGATAGCCTGAATGGTATATTTTACGGATTCTGCCATTAGATCAAGCCAATATTTTATCCACAAGGATATGTCACCATTTTCATTGACGTATTGAATGGCATTGCAATACCGATTGTAATCTCTTGCGATGACATGAGATTGCAATAATACCGGATATGACAAAACACCGTTTGCCAGTAAAAACAAAATATTGAGAAGACGCCCGATTCTTCCATTTGCGTCAATGAAGGGATGTATCATCTCAAACTGATAGTGGATTACAGCAGCCTTTATAAATACATTTTCAGGCGAATAGTTAATGTAATTCTCAAGATCTGTAATGGCAAAGTCCATATCCTCTGCCACCGGAGGCACGAACAAAGCATCTGTAAGCACAGCATCAACGCCACCAATCCAGACAGGCGATGTTCTGTATTCTCCACGATATTTTTTGTCATAGTCCGGGCTTTGGCAGACAATATAGTGAACATTGCGTATCAGGCGTGAGCTTATTGGCAACTCGGTGACAGCCTCCACAGCATAATCAGTTGCATGCGCCAGATTCTCACTATTCTCATTGGGCTGAAACAATGAAAATGAGAAAGGATTACTTGGGGTGTCTTTCGAAAGCAGCCATGAATCATGAGCTTCGGTTTTAATCAGTCGGGTTCTTTGATCGTCTGATAAATCAATTATACATTTATCAAGCCGGGCAAACTCAGCTGATAACTCCGCCAACACCGTTTTGTCGGAATCAAATGAATATTCTGATATTTTAGGTGGAACGAATGATTTATACTTCATTACACCAGAAAGATTTGTTCTAAAAGTCATAACTCACTATCTGCCAAATTTATCAAATCATTCACAGTCTTTTCTATCTTATCAATCAATTCGGTGGACATAGTTTCTTTGACGATGCGATGGGAATAGTCTGTCATGTTTTTAGCCTTGGCTGTCCTCAGGTATTCAGGGTCAAGACCTCTATTCCCAAGCCTCCATCGGTCAAGGGCGTCGGCATCTTTGAAGATTGCATAAAGCTTCAGCACCCTGTCGGCCTCCGAACCGAAGTGTTTTCGGATAGCCTCTTTCCCTAAAGCGTCATCAAGGTCGTGGTACCGCATAAGATACACCGATTCGGGATGAAAAGAAATTCCTCTGTTTACACGGCAGAACTGTTCGTAATATACCGCCGCTCTTGCACCATGCCCAGTGTCGAGATATTCATCCTGTCGGCATGAATCGTGAAATATCGCCGCATGAGCGAGAATCTCAAAACCTATGCTGTCATTGCCTAATATATCATCACCTAATATCAGTGCATACAGAAGTACACGTTCGCAATGTGCCGTTGCATGTATTTCGCTATCCGGCATATTGAACCTGATATGACTATACATATAATCATCCCACCGCAAGAATTCATTTCTTACAGTGGGCTGAAGCCTGTTTATCTCTGATTGAGGGATGTTCATTGATTGAGCTGCTTTAATGTATCTGCAATGTCTCCGGGGAGTACGATGGATTTAGCCGCAATTTCATCAGGAACATAAATCTCATGTGGAAGATTTAGTGTGATATATGTCGCATCAGTCTCGCGTAAGGCAAGCTGCATCATAGGCAGCTTTATAAGCCTGTTTAGACTGCCTATGCCAAGTTCGAGCAACACAATGTTCCTACCATGCCAATGAGAAATAAATTCATTCAGGCGGGGCTGCTTGTCTTTTGGTGCGTCGCCTTTGACAAGATCCCGGAACGTTCCTTCTATTTCCCAGACATTATCCGGCGGGAATCCTGCTTTTTCCAGATGTTCATCAGCATTTGTAGTCAGCACAAAACATGGTTTGTCGCCTACTATGGCACGCAAATCGGTCATAACTACAGACGGGATATAATCATCGACCCAGAGTTTCACGAGCCTTTCAACGTATTTCTGATAGTCATCATGGGATATATGCTTGGCAAATACTCCATCAAGCACTGATTTTATGCCGTAATGGTCTCTAAAATCACCAAATTGGCGGCGGAACATCTCGTTGTCGGCGAAAATATTATATCCTTCCGAAATGGACAGACCGTTGCTTGCGCCAATCAGTATGGCATCCGTATTTTTAAGTTTTATCCGTGCTTTTTCAATATTCTGTAACATGTCAGATTTCTTTTGTAAATGTCATGAGTACATAGTCTTCATCTGGTGTGGAGTATTCTGGAATTTTCAGGCTTGACTGTTGTGTAAATCCGTGAGAAGGATAATAGTCATAAGAACAGCTTGTGTCTGTCCACAGGGCCATTCTTTTATAACCTTTTTCTTGTAGAATTCCAATAAGATGATCCAGAAGAAGACGACCGCTGCCTTTGACGGTACTCATAAACAATGCCAGCTTAAACGTTGTGTCATCAAGCAATTTTTTACACTCAGTATCGGCTTTTATGTGATATGCACGTTGAGTTTTAAGCCATTCGCCTTCTCCCTTTTCAAGTACAGACAATCGGTCTTCATAGAACTTTTCGGGATTGGAAACTGAATCTGCCGTTCCTGCAAACACGATTGCTGCAATCTTACCGTTTTCAATCGCCTTGAATGACAGATCCGGTTCCAAGTAATTGTTTCTTACAATCATGCCACAAGCGGCATATAGCAGGGCTTCTGATGTGTCGGCGAAATAATCCTTCCAACACTCGGAAACCAATTTCATTATTTCGGGTATATCTTCCGGAACAACAGGCTGTATCTCAATCATATCAATAAATTCTTCCTGAATCAAATATATTGTCTTTATCCTGACGCCGGAGATTGTCGGTTGACTTGCCGAGAACCCCCTTCAGTACAAAGGCGATGTCATCCTGAATATCCAGACTTTTGGAAGCTATCTCCTTAGGAATTATGGCATGCTTCGGATTGACGGTTATGTAGTAGGCATCGGGAAGCTGATATGTCATGTTCATAAAGGGTTCTTTAATGAACATGGGAGTCATCATGCCGACACCCAACTCAAGAAACAGAATTTTTCTATCTGCATTCCTGCGTATGAAATCAATATAGCGGTTATACTCCCGTTCATACTCTTTTCCTTGCAGGAACTCTCTTGACCGTACCCAGTCAACCATTTCTCCGCCACATCGCGGACATACGGGTATCAAGTCTTCGGGAAGCGAGTCATTCTGAATCTTTGGGATTAATTCATCTATAATCTCTTTGTTATAATAGATTTTATCATGACACCGGTTCTTGCACTGGAAGTAACGGGCATCGCCTTGCAGACGTGTGATTTTATCCTCAGGGAATACGCGAAACAGTTGAGCATCCTGATTAGTTGTCACAATATAATAGTTTTTCCCATGTAGGATTTCATACAGTTCGATATATACTTCCGGAATATCAATGTCATACAGATGCTTTATTGAGCGCAACAACAGTGCCCAATGTTCGCCTTTGGCAATCCTTCGGTCGTAGTACGCATCAAAGAGATTTTTATCGCCATATTTTTCGCGTAGTCCGCCTGCAATCTTTTTATAGTCGTCATCGTCCTGATAGTAGTATCTCAATCCTCCGGCTGCTGACATTCCTGATGCGGTGCCAACAACTATGGCATCCGCATCATTTATCTTCTTTATAAGAATTTGTATCTTCTCTTGTTCAGTCATAAGTTAGCCTTATTTATCGTAAAACAATTGCTGCTGTACACTAGTGTCTCTTAAAAAGTGTTAATCAAATTCGAGGTCAAGAGTTGGATGGCAATTTGCTATTTGTGCTGGCACCGGTTCTGGAGTCAACAAGTCCTTGATATGCTCCTTGACAAGCAGGGAGCTGCCGAGGATTCTCATGACTTCGTAGATGTTTCTTTCAAGTTTCATTTTATGTTCGATTATTGCGACAACGCAGTAAGT
The sequence above is drawn from the Duncaniella freteri genome and encodes:
- a CDS encoding Cof-type HAD-IIB family hydrolase, translating into MIKALFFDIDGTLVSFKTHTIPSSTIDALAVARANGVEIYISTGRPLALINNISQIEHLIDGFITTNGAYCFVGETAISCSQIPKNDVLFVLDKSNELHFPCMVVGDTNLTMYNTASNPEKVKHIAEMLNVPDIEYELPVEDVLNQRILQLTPFISEKQESMILPHLGNIESGRWCPDFADFTAKGVSKAKGLREIAAYRGFDLSETMAFGDGGNDLSIIMEAGTGVAMGNANQ
- a CDS encoding Fic family protein, with translation MTFRTNLSGVMKYKSFVPPKISEYSFDSDKTVLAELSAEFARLDKCIIDLSDDQRTRLIKTEAHDSWLLSKDTPSNPFSFSLFQPNENSENLAHATDYAVEAVTELPISSRLIRNVHYIVCQSPDYDKKYRGEYRTSPVWIGGVDAVLTDALFVPPVAEDMDFAITDLENYINYSPENVFIKAAVIHYQFEMIHPFIDANGRIGRLLNILFLLANGVLSYPVLLQSHVIARDYNRYCNAIQYVNENGDISLWIKYWLDLMAESVKYTIQAIKNLDYYD
- a CDS encoding GNAT family N-acetyltransferase, producing MIQEEFIDMIEIQPVVPEDIPEIMKLVSECWKDYFADTSEALLYAACGMIVRNNYLEPDLSFKAIENGKIAAIVFAGTADSVSNPEKFYEDRLSVLEKGEGEWLKTQRAYHIKADTECKKLLDDTTFKLALFMSTVKGSGRLLLDHLIGILQEKGYKRMALWTDTSCSYDYYPSHGFTQQSSLKIPEYSTPDEDYVLMTFTKEI
- a CDS encoding NAD-dependent protein deacetylase, whose protein sequence is MTEQEKIQILIKKINDADAIVVGTASGMSAAGGLRYYYQDDDDYKKIAGGLREKYGDKNLFDAYYDRRIAKGEHWALLLRSIKHLYDIDIPEVYIELYEILHGKNYYIVTTNQDAQLFRVFPEDKITRLQGDARYFQCKNRCHDKIYYNKEIIDELIPKIQNDSLPEDLIPVCPRCGGEMVDWVRSREFLQGKEYEREYNRYIDFIRRNADRKILFLELGVGMMTPMFIKEPFMNMTYQLPDAYYITVNPKHAIIPKEIASKSLDIQDDIAFVLKGVLGKSTDNLRRQDKDNIFDSGRIY